A single window of Mycosarcoma maydis chromosome 1, whole genome shotgun sequence DNA harbors:
- a CDS encoding uncharacterized protein (related to PUN1 - plasma membrane protein with a role in cell wall integrity) — protein MVFRGFCVGIGEFLTFAAVVLCVFANIGQLTNNIVTRNIRYVSVDTSGLGDALSRSGRSVSNLYASSASSPVGQGNGLKQDYQWGLYSYCAGQESGSQRACSERSFGFEFVPVEAILADAPQDARQPIRELLPEGTFSNSKYLGDYSKPAMYLIFIGSCLAALAWISGLVSHRFAFLGAAFLSLLSALTLGVGAALLTAIYVKAKDSINNAQYGIVLNYGNALWLTWAAFVAVALSIVPYIISCCTGRSDDY, from the exons ATGGTCTTCAGAGGTTTTTGCGTAGGAATCG GCGAGTTCCTCACTTTTGCCGCTGTGGTGCTTTGCGTGTTTGCAAACATCGGTCAGCTGACCAACAACATTGTCACGCGCAACATCCGGTACGTCTCGGTGGACACTTCGGGGCTTGGTGATGCTCTCTCGCGCAGCGGTCGATCGGTGAGCAACCTGTACGCGTCGAGTGCATCCTCGCCGGTCGGTCAGGGCAACGGTTTGAAGCAAGACTACCAATGGGGTCTGTACAGCTACTGTGCTGGCCAAGAATCGGGCTCGCAACGAGCTtgcagcgagcgcagcttTGGGTTTGAATTCGTGCCCGTGGAAGCTATCCTTGCGGATGCTCCTCAGGATGCGCGTCAGCCGATCCGCGAGCTATTGCCTGAGGGCACGTTCAGTAACTCCAAGTACCTCGGTGACTACTCTAAGCCGGCCATGTACCTGATCTTTATCGGATCGTGCTTGGCTGCGCTCGCATGGATCTCGGGACTGGTCTCGCACCGATTCGCATTTCTCGGCGCCGCGTTCCTTTCGCTTCTGTCCGCACTCACTCTGGGTGTAGGTGCTGCTCTACTGACCGCTATTTAcgtcaaggccaaggacTCGATCAACAACGCTCAGTACGGTATTGTGCTTAACTACGGCAACGCTCTCTGGCTCACCTGGGCCGCTTTTGTCGCTGTGGCGCTCTCGATCGTCCCCTACATCATCTCGTGCTGCACTGGCCGATCCGACGACTACTAA
- a CDS encoding uncharacterized protein (related to MNR2 - Manganese resistance protein) — MSSPQQYHHSSLSSGRAVSPSLDARPPLDANGGNSSGDHQLQQDLDAARQMSKARSGQDPSPPRASFSDDQAEPYFYEGLNKSPVAVPVRTAAPPSSAAAARFYQHNRSGSNTSLDSQHHFIDHRHQAHSLSNVHSPSALRGRSALSRTPMRSPNTYFPSSRTNEHTLIDDKDDAIDGDASHASRGLDNMRRSSHQSHLSSPAYDRHDDDPTRPSRLRRDSTVEDDVCFPMHDTHTSEGRPHETHPEHLLDEVRDAYHPRADSSHVPLGYPFTFDLNALEEFASEERDRVGMSSSWNAASPPGQTGLRQRGVAPQKGSGAAYGVSPDSDDATFYSRRPRKLSTSAGAFGSSKYQRKLALFEGGGSAPPPVAGAAASSSIMGGGTADAKRSMDVNTPLLDNDMLPSYHGVNGSRMHLSQSQSGLSPVTPGGGAMGRARSHTGALSNRGEKPYRFAFYSNALPSTIHARHLSELPADGQTFEELFSGREKAADISPLTEGSQSRNASRAPTINAATARMSSLGQALGRMEGNTAPPTGSNTPTLAGDVMGGLSATRTKALPGGGIRMDPDPEANTWWLDVLSPTDQEMKLLSRVFGIHPLTTEDILMEETREKIELFRNYYLVCFRSFDQDPYSPTYLEPLNMYIIVFREGTLSFHFRGTPHPQNVRRRIKQLKDYINVTSDWISYALIDDITDAFGPLIQSIEYEVDSIDELVLILKEAEQSDMLRRIGTCRKKVMGLLRLMGNKADVVKGLAKRCNENWSVAPKSDIGLYLSDIQDHLITMTQNLNHYEKILSRSHSNYLAQISIEMTDANNQINDVLSKLTALGTVIVPMNVITGLWGMNVNVPGEGVENLRWFAGICSVMVVIAVSGYIAATRYLERSH; from the coding sequence ATGTCGTCGCCACAGCAGTACCATCATAGCTCGTTATCGAGCGGTCGTGCCGTTTCGCCGTCACTCGacgctcgtcctcctctGGATGCCAACGGCGGCAACTCTTCCGGCGACCATCAGCTCCAGCAGGATCTCGATGCCGCCAGGCAGATGAGCAAGGCGCGCAGCGGCCAGGATCCCAGTCCGCCCAGAGCTAGCTTCTCAGACGATCAGGCAGAGCCGTACTTCTACGAAGGTCTTAACAAAAGTCCCGTCGCCGTTCCTGTTCGTACTGCAGCCCCGCCATCTTCAGCCGCCGCTGCGCGCTTCTATCAACACAACCGCAGCGGCTCCAACACCAGCCTTGACAGCCAGCACCACTTTATCGATCATCGTCACCAAGCTCATTCGCTTAGCAATGTTCATTCTCCCTCCGCCCTCCGTGGTCGCTCGGCTCTCTCCCGCACTCCCATGCGCAGTCCCAACACTTACTTCCCCTCCAGCAGAACGAACGAGCACACTCTCATCGATGACAAAGACGACGCGATCGACGGCGATGCTTCGCACGCCTCTCGTGGCCTTGACAACATGCGACGTTCCAGCCATCAATCTCACCTCTCTTCTCCAGCCTACGATCGACACGACGATGATCCCACACGTCCTTCTCGCCTTCGACGCGATTCTACCGTCGAGGACGACGTCTGTTTCCCCATGCACGATACACACACATCCGAAGGTCGTCCTCACGAAACCCACCCTGAGCACTTGCTTGACGAGGTTCGAGACGCCTACCACCCCCGCGCCGACAGCAGCCATGTACCGCTCGGCTATCCTTTCACCTTTGATCTGAATGCACTCGAAGAGTTTGCATCGGAAGAACGCGACCGCGTCGGCATGTCTTCGTCCTGGAACGCTGCCAGTCCACCCGGCCAAACTGGCCTTCGTCAGCGAGGCGTTGCGCCCCAAAAGGGTTCCGGAGCCGCTTACGGTGTTTCGCccgacagcgacgatgcCACTTTCTATTCGCGTCGTCCTCGAAAGCTGAGCACCTCGGCAGGTGcctttggcagcagcaagtaTCAACGCAAGCTTGCCCTTTTCGAAGGCGGCGGAAGCGCTCCTCCACCCGTTGCCGGCGCTGCCGCTTCTTCCAGCATCATGGGCGGTGGCACTGCCGATGCAAAGAGGTCCATGGACGTCAACACCCCGCTCCTGGACAACGACATGCTTCCTTCCTACCACGGCGTCAATGGTTCTCGCATGCACCTGTCccagtcacagagtggcTTGAGCCCTGTTACCCCCGGCGGAGGGGCCATGGGACGCGCGCGATCGCATACTGGCGCGCTCAGCAACCGCGGCGAAAAACCTTATCGCTTTGCCTTTTACTCAAATGCACTGCCATCTACCATCCATGCTCGCCACCTCTCTGAGCTGCCTGCAGACGGCCAGACCTTCGAAGAGCTCTTCAGCGGTCGCGAAAAGGCGGCAGACATCTCCCCTCTCACCGAGGGGAGCCAGAGTCGCAATGCAAGCCGCGCACCCACCATCAATGCGGCTACTGCACGCATGTCGTCGCTCGGTCAGGCACTTGGCCGCATGGAAGGAAACACTGCACCTCCTACCGGATCCAACACCCCGACTCTTGCGGGCGACGTCATGGGTGGTCTCAGTGCCACGCGTACCAAGGCGCTCCCCGGTGGCGGTATACGCATGGATCCCGATCCAGAAGCCAACACCTGGTGGCTCGATGTCCTCTCGCCCACCGATCAGGAGATGAAATTGCTCAGCCGCGTCTTTGGCATCCACCCTCTCACCACCGAAGATATCCTCATGGAAGAGACGCGAGAAAAAatcgagctcttccgcAACTATTACCTTGTATGTTTCCGCTCCTTCGATCAGGATCCCTACAGCCCAACTTATCTGGAACCGCTCAACATGTACATCATTGTCTTCCGTGAAGGTACCCTCTCGTTTCACTTCCGCGGAACACCACACCCTCAAAACGTGCGTCGTCGtatcaagcagctcaaagaTTACATCAACGTAACCTCGGACTGGATCTCGTACGCGCTCATCGACGACATCACCGACGCCTTCGGACCGCTCATCCAGAGCATCGAGTACGAGGTAGACTCGATCGATGAGCTCGTACTCATTCTCAAGGAGGCAGAACAGTCTGACATGCTCAGGCGGATCGGCACGTGTCGTAAAAAGGTCATGGGTCTGCTCCGACTCATGGGCAACAAAGCGGATGTAGTCAAAGGTCTTGCTAAGCGATGCAACGAAAACTGGTCGGTCGCACCGAAATCCGACATTGGTCTCTACCTCTCCGACATCCAAGACCACTTGATCACCATGACGCAGAACTTGAATCACTACGAAAAGATTCTCTCGCGTTCGCACTCGAATTACCTTGCCCAGATTTCCATCGAGATGACCGACGCCAACAACCAGATCAACGACGTCCTGTCCAAGCTTACAGCCTTGGGTACGGTGATTGTCCCCATGAACGTCATCACCGGTCTGTGGGGTATGAACGTCAATGTTCCTGGTGAAGGCGTCGAAAATCTAAGGTGGTTTGCTGGAATTTGTTCCGTAATGGTGGTAATCGCTGTTTCCGGCTATATTGCTGCTACGAGGTATCTGGAGCGTTCGCATTGA
- a CDS encoding uncharacterized protein (related to acetyl coenzyme A synthetase / hypothetical protein) yields MVHPQVEIQRQSIENRDDFWLKAARSVHWHKPPTVAYGPTSNRNAAYLDPQGQTWFPDAQLNTCYSAVDRHVYAPAHAAAAPITVSPDTPHLALAPTAHKVAFHHVSPLSFQTHQSRSVTYYELLQQVQIVAGILRHKGVSKGDAVVIYMPMVPETSIAMLACARIGAVHSVVFGGFAPKELAKRVEDSRCKIIIAASCGLEPKGPVDYKPLVDEALKVSDHKPQSGLLFLRRHTISGHSPAQCANGGANGPAGLPEWDWEVESKLTSERVGGRSPCWECVPVASEDPIYTIYTSGTTGAPKGVCRLSGGHIVQLRYSIEHMFGMTPNDVMFCASDLGWVVGHSYIHYGPLLLGATSIIFEGKPVIPDAGIWWRICSQYKVTQMFCAPTALRAIVGQDADATLMRAPGVDLRSLRALFLAGERSEPQIVAKFERLLKELAAPGAQTNDNFWSSESGSPITGLMLSSAFGPLPARPGSAGLPMPGMDVRIVDDNGRELPRGQMGNLVLAPPLAPSFLGGLWRNPDRFFKSYFSTFASKGGWFETGDQGIIDDHGYVSILARSDDIINVSAHRLGTGLIEQVVTSHPDVIECAVVGAPDKLKGQSPFAIVVAHSRVAAAAGGESHNSAQSDSAKQMLKNINDHVRKEMGPIAQLSGLIEAQKLPKTRSGKTLRRSLRQAVENAAAGKRNAPVDFPPTIEDKEVIDIVRKAIEQYFDAIDGTSSSNTAASSASSSNTYCTPQSNSATRVSAGLPTSVKHSMKALQLERPQGEPKKGQRNIAVVRQVPMPKPNSNQVLVKMLAAGFNRRDEWSMVGAYPGLMYENATMGCDGAGQVVSPDGFRLPNEHPDQVVLLTPTRGWDTDKDGPEAELAGISDEQRTNGLGGRGFGILGATKPTNGVGTFAEFVAVEKDQIVAAPKHLTPEQAAVLPCASVTAYRALFTKAQVSKGQNVLLTGVGGGVAMLALQMAVAAGANVYVTGGSAEKISRAVKMGAKAGTEYKDASWASKILKLLPQSRPYLDCVIDSAGGEIAVQAQKAGLKAGGKVVIFGMTAAPKLTFTMREVLKNIEVLGSTMGSAREFADSIRFIEKHRIVPVVDTVLDGLEHAHRGFQLLADADKRSGGKVVIRLANVDPSKCKL; encoded by the exons ATGGTGCACCCACAGGTTGAAATTCAGCGTCAGTCGATCGAGAACAGGGACGATTTCTGGCTCAAAGCTGCACGCTCCGTCCACTGGCACAAGCCTCCCACCGTGGCGTATGGCCCTACGTCGAACCGCAATGCCGCCTATCTCGACCCTCAAGGCCAGACCTGGTTCCCAGATGCACAGCTCAACACCTGTTACAGTGCTGTGGACAGACACGTCTACGCACCCGCtcatgctgctgctgccccCATCACCGTTTCGCCAGACACGCCGCATCTCGCACTGGCGCCAACCGCTCACAAAGTTGCCTTCCATCACGTGTCTCCTCTTTCTTTCCAAACCCACCAGTCCCGCTCCGTCACCTACTATGAGCTTCTCCAGCAGGTGCAAATCGTAGCGGGCATCCTGAGACACAAGGGTGTGAGCAAAGGAGATGCAGTGGTCATCTACATGCCCATGGTCCCCGAAACGTCCATTGCTATGCTGGCATGTGCGAGGATCGGAGCGGTCCACTCGGTTGTGTTCGGTGGATTCGCGCCCAAGGAACTGGCAAAACGTGTTGAGGACTCGCGCTGCAAAATCATCATTGCCGCTAGTTGCGGCTTGGAGCCCAAGGGACCTGTCGACTACAAGCCGCTGGTGGATgaagcgctcaaggtgTCGGATCACAAGCCACAGTCAGGACTGTTGTTCCTTCGACGACACACAATCAGCGGACACAGTCCGGCTCAATGCGCAAACGGCGGCGCTAACGGCCCCGCCGGTCTACCAGAGTGGGACTGGGAGGTGGAGAGCAAGCTCACTTCCGAGAGAGTCGGAGGCAGGTCGCCCTGCTGGGAATGTGTTCCTGTCGCAAGCGAAGATCCCATCTACACCATCTATACCAGCGGCACCACAGGTGCGCCCAAGGGTGTCTGTCGTCTTTCTGGTGGTCACATTGTTCAACTCCGCTACTCAATCGAACACATGTTTGGCATGACGCCCAACGATGTCATGTTTTGCGCTTCAGATCTCGGATGGGTTGTTGGCCACTCTTACATCCACTACGGCCCGCTGCTCCTGGGCGCGACTTCAATCATATTCGAAGGCAAGCCTGTGATCCCCGACGCGGGCATCTGGTGGCGAATCTGCTCGCAGTACAAGGTGACACAGATGTTCTGTGCTCCTACGGCGCTGAGGGCGATTGTGGGTCAAGATGCGGATGCTACGCTCATGCGTGCTCCTGGAGTGGATCTGAGGAGCTTGAGGGCACTCTTCTTGGCTGGAGAGAGAAGTGAGCCGCAGATCGTGGCCAAGTTCGAGAGGTTGTTAAAAGAATTGGCTGCACCAGGCGCACAGACAAACGACAACTTCTGGTCGAGCGAATCTGGTTCGCCCATCACAGGATTGATGCTGTCTTCCGCCTTCGGTCCACTACCTGCACGCCCTGGTAGTGCCGGTCTCCCCATGCCAGGAATGGATGTCCGTATCGTCGATGATAACGGCCGCGAACTACCTCGGGGTCAGATGGGCAACCTCGTCCTAGCTCCCCCTCTCGCCCCGTCCTTCCTCGGCGGGCTCTGGCGCAATCCAGACCGATTCTTCAAGTCTTACTTTTCCACATTTGCTTCCAAAGGTGGCTGGTTCGAGACCGGAGATCAAggcatcatcgacgatcATGGCTACGTCTCCATCCTTGCGCGTTCGGACGACATCATCAATGTTTCAGCTCATCGCCTCGGTACGGGTCTCATCGAACAAGTTGTAACGTCGCATCCCGATGTCATTGAGTGTGCCGTCGTCGGGGCTCccgacaagctcaaaggTCAATCTCCCTTTGCGATCGTTGTAGCTCACAGTCgggtggcagcggcagcgggGGGAGAGTCGCATAATTCGGCACAGAGTGATTCGGCAAAGCAGATGCTCAAGAACATCAACGATCATGTAAGGAAAGAGATGGGTCCAATCGCTCAGCTGAGTGGCCTGATCGAGGCTCAGAAACTGCCAAAGACGAGAAGCGGCAAGACGCTGAGGAGAAGCCTCAGGCAGGCAGTGGaaaacgctgctgctggtaaGAGGA ATGCACCTGTTGA CTTCCCACCTACTAtcgaggacaaggaggTCATCGATATTGTGCGCAAAGCCATCGAACAGTACTTTGACGCCATCGACGGAACGTCGTCAAGCAACACTGCAGCGTCAAGCGCTTCGTCTAGCAACACTTACTGTACTCCACAGTCGAATTCAGCCACACGTGTGTCTGCTGGTCTGCCCACCAGCGTCAAGCACAGCATGAAGgctttgcagctcgagcgtccTCAGGGAGAGCCCAAGAAGGGACAGCGAAACATCGCTGTTGTGCGCCAAGTGCCTATGCCCAAACCCAACTCGAACCAAGTTCTGGTAAAGATGCTCGCAGCCGGATTCAACCGTCGTGACGAATGGTCAATGGTGGGTGCCTATCCGGGACTGATGTACGAAAATGCAACTATGGGATGTGACGGTGCAGGCCAAGTGGTCTCTCCGGACGGATTCAGATTGCCAAACGAGCATCCCGATCAAGTAGTGCTCCTCACCCCTACTCGTGGTTGGGACACTGACAAAGACGGACccgaagccgagcttgctggcATCTCGGACGAACAGCGGACCAATGGTCTCGGCGGTCGAGGATTCGGCATCCTCGGTGCGACCAAGCCTACCAACGGTGTGGGAACTTTTGCCGAATTCGTTGCGGTCGAAAAAGACCAGATCGTCGCTGCACCGAAACATCTTACTCCTGAACAGGCCGCCGTGCTCCCCTGTGCTTCTGTTACCGCGTACCGCGCGCTGTTTACCAAAGCACAGGTTAGCAAGGGTCAAAATGTGCTTTTGACCGGCGTTGGAGGGGGCGTAGCCATGCTAGCACTTCAAATGGCGGTTGCTGCCGGCGCAAATGTATACGTCACCGGAGGGTCGGCCGAAAAAATCTCGCGCGCTGTCAAGATGGGTGCAAAAGCAGGTACTGAATACAAGGATGCTTCATGGGCGTCCAAGATCctgaagctgctgcctcAGTCGCGGCCGTATCTGGACTGCGTGATTGACAGCGCTGGCGGCGAGATCGCAGTGCAAGCGCAGAAGGCTGGGCTGAAAGCCGGTGGCAAAGTAGTCATCTTTGGCATGACGGCGGCGCCCAAGTTGACATTCACAATGCGCGAGGTGTTGAAGAACATCGAAGTGCTAGGTTCCACTATGGGAAGTGCTCGCGAGTTTGCAGACAGCATCAGGTTCATTGAAAAGCACAGAATCGTGCCGGTCGTCGATACCGTGTTGGACGGATTGGAGCACGCGCACAGGGGCTTCCAGTTGCTGGCAGACGCCGATAAGAGGAGTGGAGGAAAAGTGGTCATCAGACTCGCAAACGTAGATCCATCAAAATGCAAGTTGTAG
- a CDS encoding U4/U6-U5 snRNP complex subunit PRP31 (related to U4/U6 snRNP-associated 61 kDa protein), producing MASFADELFADFGSDDEQEIGLQEQGEAPLSTNGNGTQMRKRSHPEDEEEPKIKRVHIDDADLDDLEDGSDDDDQGMVDGNAAKSSAASLNGEQGSTNGIPLGRNAVQPAAERDQAEVDELDLTNTTSVRNVASLLENGSKVKQVLEQIDHFMALAEPDLAGVLEDSPEYHLIVKANNVAVDVDNEVMVVHKFIRDHYSPRFPELESLIPNPWDYVQAVKAIGNYDTIPTSSLEGVLPHGTVVVISMAASTTTGQTLPVSEWHAVQEGLEMVLELESVRSRILAYVESRMAFVAPNLSAVVGTRTATKLLGVAGGLDGLSKIPACNLHLLGAAKKHSMGLSSVHGGSARSTGFIVQSDLVANTPDDYKRQAIRMVSAKALLAARMDAGKTTSRDGSYGVKLHEELLKKIEKLLEPPPQKLEKVLPIPKEGGGKKKRGGRKARKAKERNGMTELRKMQNRMEFGKQEEEAMSYDESVGLGMIHSSASGRIRAQGAEDRSKSRMSKANKNRLAALKTASGAGGMSSVLRGGLVDGTASSLSFTPVQGIELVDPSRQSTAGRAQGVENAKWFKQGQFSLLRGAKANLPRTMGPPPPPFTGGS from the coding sequence ATGGCAAGCTTCGCGGACGAATTGTTCGCCGACTTTGGCTCGGACGATGAACAGGAGATTGGTCTTCAAGAGCAGGGCGAGGCTCCCTTATCCACCAACGGAAATGGCACGCAAATGCGTAAACGCAGTCATCcagaggacgaagaggagccaAAAATCAAACGCGTACACATAGATGATGCGGATcttgacgatctcgaagacgggagcgacgatgacgatcaAGGTATGGTGGATGGAAACGCGGCAAAGTCTTCAGCAGCCTCGTTAAACGGAGAGCAAGGCAGTACCAATGGCATACCGCTTGGGCGCAACGCTGTACAGCCCGCTGCCGAAAGAGATCAAGCGGAAgtggacgagctcgacctgaCGAACACCACCAGCGTCCGAAACGTCGCCTCACTTCTAGAAAACGGCAGCAAAGTGAAGCAAGTccttgagcagatcgaccACTTCATGGCTCTCGCCGAGCCTGATCTCGCCGGAGTGCTAGAAGATTCGCCAGAATACCACCTCATCGTCAAAGCGAACAATGTTGCCGTCGATGTTGATAACGAAGTGATGGTCGTACACAAGTTCATCCGCGACCACTACTCGCCACGCTTCCccgagctcgaatcgctcatCCCAAATCCCTGGGACTACGTCCAAGCGGTCAAAGCGATCGGCAACTATGATACCATCCCTACGTCTTCCCTGGAAGGTGTTTTGCCACATGGAACCGTCGTAGTCATTAGCATGGCAGCTTCGACTACAACTGGTCAAACCCTTCCTGTATCCGAATGGCATGCTGTGCAAGAAGGCTTGGAAATGGTTTTggagctcgagtcggtgCGTTCGCGAATTCTCGCTTATGTTGAGTCACGCATGGCGTTCGTCGCGCCCAACCTATCCGCTGTCGTCGGCACACGCACGGCTACCAAGCTGCTGGGCGTTGCCGGAGGTTTGGATGGCCTGTCCAAGATCCCAGCTTGCAACCTCCACCTCCTCGGTGCTGCCAAAAAACACTCGATGGGTCTTTCATCAGTTCACGGAGGCTCAGCACGCTCGACTGGATTCATCGTGCAAAGCGATCTGGTTGCCAACACGCCCGACGACTACAAGCGACAAGCGATTCGCATGGTCTCTGCTAAAGCGCTGCTAGCCGCACGAATGGATGCAGGTAAGACCACGAGTCGCGACGGCTCATACGGTGTAAAATTGCACGAAGAACTACTGAAAAAAATCGAAAAGCTCCTCGAACCTCCGCCGCAGAAGCTTGAAAAGGTACTGCCCATTCCAAAAGAGGGCGGCGGTAAGAAAAAGCGCGGTGGGCGAAAGGCACGCAAAGCCAAGGAGCGGAACGGGATGACGGAACTGCGCAAGATGCAGAACCGGATGGAATTCGGAAagcaggaagaagaggcgatGAGCTACGATGAGTCGGTGGGTCTGGGTATGATCCATAGTTCGGCTTCGGGCAGGATAAGGGCGCAGGGTGCCGAGGATCGATCGAAGAGCAGAATGAGTAAGGCAAATAAGAATCGCTTGGCTGCGCTGAAGACGGCGAGTGGGGCGGGTGGAATGAGTTCCGTATTACGTGGAGGGCTTGTGGATGGTACGGCGTCATCATTGTCGTTCACACCGGTACAGGGCATCGAACTGGTTGATCCCAGTAGACAGTCGACGGCAGGTAGAGCGCAGGGCGTGGAGAACGCGAAATGGTTCAAACAGGGTCAATTTTCGTTGTTGCGCGGTGCAAAGGCTAACTTGCCACGTACCATGGGTCCTCCACCTCCCCCGTTTACAGGCGGGTCGTAA